Proteins from a genomic interval of Phlebotomus papatasi isolate M1 chromosome 3, Ppap_2.1, whole genome shotgun sequence:
- the LOC129806627 gene encoding LIM/homeobox protein Lhx4 isoform X3 — MELLKLMMAGRDFLHPRSPSHDTKYPPICLEALPKFLLTTIPKCGGCQELILDRFILKVSDRTWHAKCLQCSECHAQLNERCFAKNGQLFCKDDFFKRYGTKCSSCDLGIPPTQVVRRVHSNVYHMQCFACVICARQLNTGDEFYLMEDRKLLCKPDYEAAKTKGVYIDGSLDGDQPNKRPRTTITAKQLETLKSAYNNSPKPARHVREQLSQDTGLDMRVVQVWFQNRRAKEKRLKKDAGRTRWSQYFRSIKGGGSPRHDKLLDKDELKVDLDSFSHHVFFMLLDLSNDSYSTVNMGLEDGASPHSGRGSYVHGSGSPPPYLSSHSPPPMGPGHTYAPYSDNIVYTPLGQPVSGLLHNSHHGLQGSAVSDLSNDSSPAHAYPDFPPSPDSWLGDSTSNAPAINSTSHY; from the exons ATGGAACTCTTAAAGCTTATGATGGCTGGGAGGGACTTCCTGCACCCTCGCTCTCCTAGTCACGATACCAAATATCCTCCAATATGTCTAGAGGCTCTTCCAAAGTTCCTTTTGA CAACCATCCCAAAGTGCGGAGGATGCCAGGAGTTGATTCTGGATCGATTCATCCTGAAGGTGTCAGATAGAACGTGGCACGCCAAGTGCTTACAGTGCAGTGAGTGCCATGCGCAATTAAATGAGAGGTGCTTCGCGAAGAATGGACAACTCTTCTGTAAGGATGACTTCTTCAA ACGCTACGGCACCAAGTGCTCCTCCTGTGATCTCGGTATCCCGCCCACGCAAGTTGTCCGGCGGGTTCATTCCAACGTTTACCATATGCAGTGCTTCGCGTGCGTGATCTGTGCCCGTCAGCTCAACACCGGCGATGAATTCTACCTGATGGAGGATAGGAAACTCCTCTGCAAGCCAGATTATGAAGCTGCCAAGACAAAGGGGGTCTATATTGATGGGTCTCTGGATGGGGATCAGCCCAATAAGAGACCTAGGACAACCATAACGGCCAAGCAATTGGAGACACTCAAGAGCGCCTACAACAACAGCCCTAAACCGGCTCGGCATGTCAGGGAGCAACTATCTCAAGATACGGGTCTGGATATGAGGGTCGTACAAGTCTGGTTTCAAAACAG ACGAGCGAAAGAGAAACGTTTGAAAAAGGACGCAGGAAGGACGAGATGGAGTCAGTATTTTAGATCGATAAAAGGTGGTGGATCTCCTAGGCATGACAAACTCCTGGATAAGGATGAGCTCAAGGTGGATCTGGACAGTTTTAGCCATCATG ttttttttatgcttCTAGATTTAAGCAATGATAGCTACAGTACTGTCAATATGGGACTTGAGGATGGGGCTTCACCACACAGCGGTAGGGGATCTTACGTACACGGTAGTGGGAGTCCTCCACCTTATCTTTCAAGCCACTCACCTCCGCCCATGGGACCAGGACACACATATGCTCCTTACTCTGACAATATCGTCTATACTCCACTAG GTCAACCAGTTAGTGGATTACTGCACAATTCCCACCATGGACTCCAGGGCAGTGCCGTGTCCGACCTCAGCAATGACTCTAGTCCAGCCCACGCGTACCCCGATTTCCCACCCAGTCCCGACTCATGGCTAGGTGACTCCACCAGTAATGCTCCAGCCATCAACAGCACCTCACACTACTGA
- the LOC129806627 gene encoding LIM/homeobox protein Lhx3 isoform X4: MELLKLMMAGRDFLHPRSPSHDTKYPPICLEALPKFLLTTIPKCGGCQELILDRFILKVSDRTWHAKCLQCSECHAQLNERCFAKNGQLFCKDDFFKRYGTKCSSCDLGIPPTQVVRRVHSNVYHMQCFACVICARQLNTGDEFYLMEDRKLLCKPDYEAAKTKGVYIDGSLDGDQPNKRPRTTITAKQLETLKSAYNNSPKPARHVREQLSQDTGLDMRVVQVWFQNRRAKEKRLKKDAGRTRWSQYFRSIKGGGSPRHDKLLDKDELKVDLDSFSHHDLSNDSYSTVNMGLEDGASPHSGRGSYVHGSGSPPPYLSSHSPPPMGPGHTYAPYSDNIVYTPLGQPVSGLLHNSHHGLQGSAVSDLSNDSSPAHAYPDFPPSPDSWLGDSTSNAPAINSTSHY; encoded by the exons ATGGAACTCTTAAAGCTTATGATGGCTGGGAGGGACTTCCTGCACCCTCGCTCTCCTAGTCACGATACCAAATATCCTCCAATATGTCTAGAGGCTCTTCCAAAGTTCCTTTTGA CAACCATCCCAAAGTGCGGAGGATGCCAGGAGTTGATTCTGGATCGATTCATCCTGAAGGTGTCAGATAGAACGTGGCACGCCAAGTGCTTACAGTGCAGTGAGTGCCATGCGCAATTAAATGAGAGGTGCTTCGCGAAGAATGGACAACTCTTCTGTAAGGATGACTTCTTCAA ACGCTACGGCACCAAGTGCTCCTCCTGTGATCTCGGTATCCCGCCCACGCAAGTTGTCCGGCGGGTTCATTCCAACGTTTACCATATGCAGTGCTTCGCGTGCGTGATCTGTGCCCGTCAGCTCAACACCGGCGATGAATTCTACCTGATGGAGGATAGGAAACTCCTCTGCAAGCCAGATTATGAAGCTGCCAAGACAAAGGGGGTCTATATTGATGGGTCTCTGGATGGGGATCAGCCCAATAAGAGACCTAGGACAACCATAACGGCCAAGCAATTGGAGACACTCAAGAGCGCCTACAACAACAGCCCTAAACCGGCTCGGCATGTCAGGGAGCAACTATCTCAAGATACGGGTCTGGATATGAGGGTCGTACAAGTCTGGTTTCAAAACAG ACGAGCGAAAGAGAAACGTTTGAAAAAGGACGCAGGAAGGACGAGATGGAGTCAGTATTTTAGATCGATAAAAGGTGGTGGATCTCCTAGGCATGACAAACTCCTGGATAAGGATGAGCTCAAGGTGGATCTGGACAGTTTTAGCCATCATG ATTTAAGCAATGATAGCTACAGTACTGTCAATATGGGACTTGAGGATGGGGCTTCACCACACAGCGGTAGGGGATCTTACGTACACGGTAGTGGGAGTCCTCCACCTTATCTTTCAAGCCACTCACCTCCGCCCATGGGACCAGGACACACATATGCTCCTTACTCTGACAATATCGTCTATACTCCACTAG GTCAACCAGTTAGTGGATTACTGCACAATTCCCACCATGGACTCCAGGGCAGTGCCGTGTCCGACCTCAGCAATGACTCTAGTCCAGCCCACGCGTACCCCGATTTCCCACCCAGTCCCGACTCATGGCTAGGTGACTCCACCAGTAATGCTCCAGCCATCAACAGCACCTCACACTACTGA